The following is a genomic window from Theobroma cacao cultivar B97-61/B2 chromosome 10, Criollo_cocoa_genome_V2, whole genome shotgun sequence.
TCTCCATTGAGGGTACAAAAGACTTAATCTCTTAGGCTATTCTATCTTGTCATAACCTATACAAGGTTGGCTCATGACACCCAAGCATTCCTCCTAAAGTTGGTAATTTTTAGTGagaattaacttttttttttaaattgccTACTTTCAAAGTGAATATTCTTTTAATGggaataagaattttaaaagctaCTAATTAGAGAAGTATGGTAACATACccaaacatttaatttaatgaataattcaagtatttttaattaaaaaatttgatctaaattttaatagaataaagataaaaattaacCATATTTTGAAAGTACTAATTAAATACTTcaagaataattaattatgattcattttaattttcaacaaattgatatttatttatagGTGATGAAACAATTGGTCTTTCAATATATTTCCACCTTGTAGACAATTCTCCTTAAtctatttcataaatttgtGAAGTTATACTTATCATCAAACAAATAGttaagtaatatttttagttctataataattttactatatgattttatgataaaagtatatatatacttatatatacaatatattgctaaaattttaataataacatTTATTGCTAATGAAGGTTATTGTTgatgttaatatttaaatattttattaatatgattgtagtagagaaattattaatatatatgtatgataATTAGTAGGCAATGggaaatggaaaatggaaatATTTTCCATGGGGTGTAACAGTCATGTATTGAGATGAGGTCTGATTTTTTGCTGTTTTTCATTTGAAAGAGGTTTGTTTCATAGTCGTGCATGTTCCATGGTTTGCTTGGGACTTGGGATTTGTCTGCGATTTGTTGTGTGTCTAGGATGGTTCTACAATTATGGGATTTTGTATAGGGAAAAGGTGAGTGGGGGGGCTGGCTTTTGGATTTATATTTAGTTGTGAGTTCATTTGGTGTCACCCAAAGCAAATGATGTGGGGTTGGTATTGCACAAATGCATGCATAACAACCCCAAATCATCTCTTTTGTTCATAGGGATGTTTCCTTGCtgaatttatcaaaattattaacttaaaaaaaaaacaaaaattaataccCCACATGAAACTAAGCTTCAATAATTAATCCCATTCAATGggcaaaagaaataaagttaAATTTGGCATCCAAAAAATAGTCCTTTATAGTACCAATTCAAAATATGTTTGGgctaatttgataaaaaaataaattcataaaggGTTAAACTGTTgatttcaaatatattttttttaaattgagtaTTTCATTGAGGGCTAGGTTGCATTTGACTTCAATCATATACAGTGAAgagatttttggaaaataatCTTCAAATTGAAGCTAATTTGCAAAAAACCTTTTCCCTCGGATTTACAAAAGGTGACCACTACTCTGTTACACATAAATTAGATTATGATTTTTTGTACAAGGACTAAGAAAACTCTGCACAattcaaaataacataaaaaaccTAAGCCTCAAAACATTTCACTCAATGGCTCATACCATCAAGTGCACAAGATCTCATGAGTAAATCTTACCCATCAGACCTCATCAGTAGTAAGAAAGACTCTGCCATGAGTAATGAGAAAACATAATCCCTGATACCACTTTTCAGCCAGCACACAATCAAGCTGAGTTCCCCTTTTATTCATTTCAGCGTCCAAACACCATAATTTCATCTTCCCTATATCCTTTAAAATGTCTTTACTCGATGATATTATTAAATTCTCCCTTCTTCGCACACCTTCCTTCACAAGGCAATCAAcaagttgatttttttctttgaatatgTGATTGACCTCCCATTTAGCCACTCCCTTCTTTAAACGTTTGATGTGAATGATCCATTTTCGCAACCTTTATGAGGTTTTCATAGGAAAATTCACCCATTTCACTGTGTTTTTGGAATTGCTTTCAATAATTAACTCATGTGATTAGACCcatttaaatattgaaaagatCAAGAAAGCCTCTCTTATTGCTCTTACTTTAGCACGGTTGGCATCTCCCACGCCTATAGctttagaaaagaaaaccttAACAAGTCCATTTTTATCTCTTAACACCCCACTTATCCCATCAACATTAAACTTCATTTATCTCTCAACTGGTTTGCTCCatatttcaacttttttgattttatccTCCTTAATTCCTTTACACTCGGGACTAGATTCCTATAGGTATCCAAAATAACATTGTCAATATAGGGCCATTTAACCTTTACCCATGTGGTTACCCTcaatttaatgcttttaaaAACTTGGTTTTCATCCTAAGTAGAACTCTTGAAAACCATATCAATTCTATGAAGCCACAAAAACCACACTATGGCCTAGAAAGCCATTTTCCATATATGGATGTCCCCCTTGTTCACTCTTATACCATTCCACAAAGTAAAGAGATTACATATATTATGAGGGACAACCCATGCCACACCTCATTCACAGCTCCATCTGGTCCACAATTTTCGTGTAAAAGAACAATGAATAAACATATGACTCACAGTTTTTTGGTCTGACATAGAATGCAAATTGTCATGTTGGTAGATAATAATCTTCTACTAACCAGTTCTTATTTGACGACAATCCTCCCTTGCATCAATTACCAGCAAAAGACTTCAATTCTATAAAGAACCAAATTAGCCCATATCTCCTTCCAAACCTTCCTGCTGCTTTTGTCAAAATGCATCACTTTTTTGCAGAGTGACCTCATTTTGTACTCTCATAATGCCATACCTTTTCAAACTAGAGAATCCTTTATTTGCTTGCTCAAATGATACTCTCCAACCACATAATTAATCTGGTTCCACTAGTTCTTTTCTCACCCAAACGGCCTTTTTCGAAGATCAATATTCCATTTCCAAACTTCACTTTCCCAATGGCCAAAGTCACTGATGcgtctttctttattttgggTTAAGGCATACATTCTTGGGAAATGTTTTTTGAGGGtgcctttttctttccatttatCGATccaaaaatgaatatttttcccATTCCTAACCATCACCTAAAAGTTATTGTTAACCTGCATAAAGTAATTGTTAGTAGGCAATAAAggtttaataatattattctAAGTGGTCAAAAACTTCCTATTAGTGTTTGTGTCATGTAGGATATTGGTTGGATCCCCTACTGATTTTCAACAATCACTTTTCTCCACAAACTCTTCCTCTCACACCTATACCTTCAGACTCACTTATTAAAAAGTgcctaatttttaatttccagGTCAATGATTCCAAGCCCTCTATCCTCCTTGAACCTGCACACTTTTTCCCATCTTACGTAGTGGACTTTGCACTTTTCATCCACACCACTCTAAAATAATCGCCTTTTAATTTTCTCCATCTCATTTTTAAACCCTTTCGATAGTTGGAATAAGGACATAAAGAAGATAAGGAGACTTGCTAGGATAAATCTAAGGATGGTAGCTTTCCCCCCATCAACAATACCTTAAACTTTTAGCCAGCCAGTCGCGTCTCAAATTTTTCGACAATTGGCTTTCACATTTGAACTGATTTGTTGTTGGCCCTTAGTGAAAGAGCCAAGTAAACAGAAAGAAGCTGCCCTGCTCTATTCTATACTTTCAGCCCCCATCCTTGCCATTTGATTATCCACTTCGATCCTTGGTGGACAACTTTTGTGGAAGTTGATTTTTAGGTTGAATATCAACTGAAAATACTTGAGAACCCTTTTAATGTTTCGAAGATTATCTAAATTGGGTCGACAAAAATTATCGTGTCATCTGCAAATTGAAGATGTGAGATTGTGAGGCCATTATTACTAATTGGGATCCCCTGGCATAATCTTGTCCTCTCAGCTTGGCTCATGAGCTGGTTGAAGGCTTATCCCATAAtattaaacaagaaaaaagacaaGGGGCAGCCTTGTCTAAGCCCTCTTTCCATATTAAAAGGCTCCGTTGCCATCCCATTAACCAGCATTGAGACCTTAAGTGTggttaaatataatttaatccACTTTTCCCATCTCTCTCCAAACCCCATTTTTTCAttagaaattataaaaaatccCAATCAACTTTATCATAAGCTTTTTCGAAGTTAACTTTTAGTAGGAATCCCCCTTccctttatttctttaatagGTCGATAACCTTATTAGTAATGAGAGCACAGTCCAATAATTGTCTTCATTTAACAAAGGTAAATTGTTATTTCCCAATTGCCTTGCCAATAACCATTCTCAATCGATTAGTAAACTTTGCCATAATTTTGTATAAACTCTCTATTAAGCTAATCTGTCTGTACTCTGTTATGGCGTTTGGGAATGAGAGTTATAAAGGAATTATTCGCTTCCTCCTCAAGATGtcatttcttataaaaattattaaggCACAACATAACCTCTTTCTTCACTGAACTCCattgatttttgaagaaacataaattaaacccATCTAGCCCCAAAATCTTATTATTATCATAACTACAAATTGTATCCCAAACTTCCTCAACAGTTAACCTTTTCTCAATAAAACTAGCAACTTTGTCACTCAATTTAATGAAGGGACAATGAAAATCAATCAAAGCTAACACTTGATCGTTTTTGTAAAAGTCAACGACATATCTGACCACCTCATTTTCATTCGAATCGACTCACTAACTCTGAGACTCTCAATTTACAACTGTTGAATTTGATTAGTGTGCCTCCTTGTTGATGCCATCATATGGAAAAACCTAATGTTTCGATCCCCttccaacactcatttaactttAAACTTTTGCTGCCATTCTCTCTCCTCCATTTTATATAACTCCCAAAGCTTTGCTCTTTTTTCTATCACCTCTTGTCTAATCTCACCTTCCTCATTCTTTTCTtacgaaattttattaagatCTTGCAACTCGGCTTCTACCCTTATAATCTTTTCCTAGATGTTTTCGAAGACTCTTCTTTGCCATTCTTTCAAAATTGGTTTCAGCCTTTTCAGTTTTCTCCATATCTCAAATTTGTCCTCATTGCCTTTTCCCCTGCCAGTCTAATAATCCTTAACTACAAAATGAAAGCTTTCCTCCTCCATCTAATAATTAAAGAACTTGAAGGATTTTAGACCCCAATTGACCTTATCAAAACCAAGAATGATTGGGTTGTAGTCGAAAATGGAAATGGGTAAACACTTTTGCACCATATTAAGTTCCCTTTCCAATAAGTTTACATCCACCGAGAATCGATTAAGTCGACTGAATGCTGATTTTTCTCAATTGTTACATCATGTAAACTTGTTCTCAAATAATGGTAAATCAACAACCAATCCAATCTCGTTAATAAACTGATCAAATTTGGTAGCAGCTCTTTTcacttctctttttcatttcgaATTATGTTGAAGTCTCTACCCAAGACTCAGTCGATATCATTTTCAGCAATAGTCTGACACAATTCCTCCCATACCACCTAGTGCTCCTCTTCATCATTGGGGGCATAAATGTTACCAAAATCGCACTTGGTGTTTGAGTCTTTGACTTTTCCTATCAGAATCAAATAGTTCCTCTATGCAATAACCTTTTCAACTCTGAAGAACTCATCTTACCACAGACACAACAATCCCCCTAACGTCCCTTCAGATTTCATTGCTTTACCCTAGactctttccctttttcataGTTTTTCATATATCCCATCATATGGATTCTGAATTTTTGTCTCTTATACAAATACCATATTAGGCTTGCAACTACTAATAACTCTCCTTAATGCCctatttttctcctttcttcttagTCCCTATATGTTCCATGATAGAATAATCATTATCAAGATAACACACAACTGCTAAAACATACTTGACAATGTGAGCCCAGTACCATTTAGTCTTCCTTGCTTTCAAGCTGTTTCATCACCTTTAGCACTTCTTCCCTATTAGCTTGGAAATCTAACCCAATATTGTTGCTCACATTAAGTATAGCCAGAGCTTCTCTCTAGAAGATAGTGTTCTTAAGCTTAGTATTAGAGTTCGAGACTTTTTCCTCCCTTGgggtttctttcttctctttccctTCACCAtcactttaaattatttatcctcctattcttttatgtttcttCTTGCTCATTCCTcgtaaattttttctttcttcaattaaTATAACCCCATCCTGATCCAGATTGATTAACCCTTCCCTGTTACCTTTATTCTTCCCCTAGCCTTTCTTTGATGTCTTAGATGATTAAAGATCCTCTTCCTACCCACTTGATGCCTtcaattttattgtttaactTCAATTTGCCCTTAAACAGATCTTTTTTTTCAACTGATCccttatatttttcttaagtcctttcttttccctttttttacatttaagtTTGGCACCCCTTTTATTCATTCTGTCACTTGATTTAACTAGATCAATAAGCACAATATCATTTGATGGTGTCAAGGTTAAGTCTCTTAGTTTTCTTTCCAAGACTCTTTCCTATCTTGATACTAACGAATCATCCTCCTTCTTTTGTACCTCATCCACAACCTCATTTGAAAAACATTTCCTCACTATGGATTCCCCATTTTCCCCCACCTtctttccttgattttccttAATTACACTAGTTTTAACTCCTCTGTTCTCCAACTTAGCTTTGTAACCTCTCTTTGGCCTTATCTTATCTTTTGGGCTTGATCTAATCTCAACTtgggttttatttttagtaCCACTAGGTCCAGCCTCATTGTCCCATATGCTTGTACGCGATCTCCCTAATTGACCAACTCTTATCCAATCACTAATTGGATCGCTTGAGCTTAACGTCCCACACCTACTCCCTTCATCAAGGCTCTGTTGAGGCTCATCAATAATaaccttctttcttttcatatgTGGCCCAATTGGCCTCTTAACTTCCTCTAGGCTATTCCCTTGGACATTAAGCCTGTTAACTTGACCGTAGTCGCTAGCTCCCACTCTTCCtagcacttgtttcaaaacatttttcaagTTTCCCTCCATTTTCTCCCTTTCTAATACTAGTGAGTTTAACCCCATGCATCCTTATTTCTCATTAACATTAGACCTCTCAAGGAAAAAGGTGCctcttgcattttttttcacttttttgtTAACTTTGTTTCCTCAAGGCTTCATCTGTAGtattgtttttgtttcctttaCCATGTCATCTTTATAAACGGTTAGGATATGACTCATTTATGcctccttcttcttccttgaTTGTACCTCCCATGATCTCACTGAACCATCTTCTAAGATTTTCTCTGATCTACTCAACGCTCCCAGTGCCAATATCTCTTGTGTAACTTCCTCCATTCTGATAACTGAAGCTtttaaaatgatcattttacgGTTAACAATGATCTGTGGACAAAGTGGCACCTTTCTTTTACTCATAACTTCCACCTTAATGACAGTAAAATCCAATCTGGTCTTCTTTTCTGTTGCATGGTCCACTTGAATGAACTTCTCCCAACAGTTTCCAAGTCACTCAAACATCTTCAAGTGCCACAAGTGAGTCTGTAGCTCTTTCACTTTGACTTACATTATATATCACTCTGTTTCCCTTTCCATATCATAAGGTTGGATTTTATCAAACTAGGTCACAAAAATCTCACCGTACTGATTCAAGAGCACCTCCATAATATTTCATCGTCAAAAGTAACAATAACATTGAGACCTCTCGTTGGTCTGACCAAGACCATAATCCCTTCTCTGTACAACTTACCTTCAATCTCACTACAGCTCATTTGGCTTCACAACCTTCCCATGGCACTTCGTTTGATCCACTCCACTTTCTCCTTGTTTATGTCGACCTTAACACCTTCAACCACTTTACTCCCCTGTCCTTCAATCTTGACAATGGAATAACCATTTGTTAACCCCTTATTCTCTCTGTTCTCCACCACATCTCTATACGATTTTGTCCTTTTATCATGCTTCGTTTCCTAATTCCTTTGTTGAGCTCTACCATTACCCCTAACTTCCTCCTTGGGTTTGCCGGTTtcttaaatgataaaaaatctTCCATCAAGCTTTATATTTTGGCCAAAGCAAATTGCTCTATTCAGCTCTTTCACCATACGGTACCAGACAAAGGCGTAGTGTgtgaattttcttctttgttggTTTGGTATAAAGAGGCCCGCGACAACTCCAAATTGGTCAAAGAACTCCTTTAACTCCCTCCAATGGACCTTCATGCTCACATTATTACCATAAGTAGGAAACACCTTACTCCATTTCTAGATATCAAACTTTCCTTCTTTATTAGCCTTGGCCTCCACCCTTCTCTCCACCTCCTTAGCATTCCCACTCAAACCTATCCTACCGTGATCCCACCAATTTCCTACTCTCACTTGTGCACTCCCTCTTCGTCTATCTCTCCctacttctctctctaggaTGCTCATTCTCACTCTAACTTACTCTTCAGTAACCATAACAATGAATACATAGAAGTACATACCTAACCTTCATTTCAAACAATTTACCCCACATTAACTTAATTAATGCAtgaactttattatatatggTACTAACAAATTACAACCactaaactttagatatttactaatgaaattgttaaattttaattaattaatctgtTAATATTTAATACTTTTGGAATTTATGGGAAAAAAATGTAGACTTTAGAAGGCCATGCAGAAGTTGTAATTTTCACGTGCAAAAGTAAAAGTAACGTGTATATAAGTATGTGCTTTTTTGCTTCATTCTGCACAGAGTTCTCTTTCATTTATATTTGTCATTGATtggaaagagagaaataagcTGTCCATGGAGGCCTCAGCTAGCATGTACAATAAAGCTATGCCATATTTGGCAATggtttttatgagatttggCTCTGCAGGCATGCCCATAGTTGCCAAGCTTGCTCTTAATAGGGGCATGAGCCAACATGTCTTGGTAGTTTACCGGTTTGCCATCGCCACTCTTGTCCTTGCTCCTTTCGCCATTGTTTTCGATAGGTCTGGTTTCTCTGTATATATCTCTTCTTGAGTTTTATCAATGAGTTTGAAATCTGCACTGATTGATGAAACCTGTGGATTTTTTAACAGGAAAGTAAGGCCAAAGATGACCTTCTCTATATTTGTTCAGATATTGCTGCTGGGCTTATTGGAGTAAGGAGCTTCACCATCGAgccaaaaattttataataatcaaCAAAGTTTGCTTTATGTTTTGCTCTGTCTTAGCCAGGAAACATTTGCTCTTCTCTGCAGGCCAACAATTGATCAGAACTTATACTATACAGGGATAAAGTACACAACAGCAACTGTTGCAACTGCCTTGTGCAATGTTCTTCCTGCTTTTGTATTTTTGCTAGCTTGGGCCTGTAGGTATATATGTCTTTACTCTCTAGCTACCTACGTAAGTCGATGAATTGCAAGGATGATGACGTGGATGGTGGAGTTAACTTGTGAAGAATTTTTGCAGGCTTGAGAAGGTTGATATGAGGAAACTAAATTGCCAGGCAAAGATTTTGGGGACCATTGGGACTGTTGGAGGAGCAATGATTATGACTTTAGTTAATGGGCCAATATTGCCTTTGCCATGGACAAAAGTTACAAATGAGCACCAATCTACAGTTTCTGCAACCAAGGATGATCCCTTAAAGGGTGCTCTCATGATCCTTGCAGGCTGTGTCTGCTGGGCTTGTTTTGTCATTCTTCAAGTATTCCTCCtcaactctttttctttggcTTTGATGTATTAGTATCAATATCGAAGTTGTTGGCTTGCtacaagaagaagagaagagtAGCAGCAGgattttatcatttataatCAGTAAGAGATTACCATGGTTTGTTTCTACAGGCGATTACGCTAAAATCATACCCTGCTGAGCTCTCCCTAACAACTTTAGTTTGCTTCATGGGCGCAATTGAAGGTACCATTGTTGCCCTGGTAATGGAAGGGGGCAATGCTGCAGCTTGGTCCATACACTGGGATTCTAAACTCTTTGCTGCAGCTTACAGTGTCAGGCATTCTTAACTCAACCAACCACCGTTGTTGTTTGGACCTCGATTACCTTTTCTTGTTTGTTCTGGCTCAAGCCAATGACTGCTTGTGGAAAATTAAGGCTTCATATTTCATACTCTTGCAAAAGGTATACTGATATCTGTCCATGTGCAGGAAGTTATCTGTTCTGGGGTTGCTTACTATGTAGGAGCAATGGTAATACAAGCCAAGGGACCTGTTTTCTTTGCTGCTTTTAACCCTCTAACCATGGTCATCGTCGCCATTATGAGCTCCTTTATCTTTTCTGAGATAATGTATTTAGGAAGGTGCATATCGTATTATCTTCCTTCTTTTCCTGAAACACTTGGAAAGAACTAGCTTTCATGTCATCTGCATGCAGTGACTGACATtgattcattaaatttaatactAATACTAAACATCTGGGGACGTCATTTGCACAATGGACTGTGCACTAACATCTATACATTTAATTATGCAGACACCTCGATAGTTTCAGTGATTTTTTAACTAACATTTAGGCCAACTTCACTGCAAACTTCGCAGGGTTATTGGAGTAATTGTCATTGTTGTTGGACTCTACCTAGTTTTGTGGGGCAAGAGCAAGGATCAGCATTCATCAGATTCGGACAGCAACAAGGCGGCAGCTGCTCCAAGGAGTGGTGAGCAAATGGCCACCATCGGTAATGAAACAGCAGCAGTGACTTCCAATCAAGACTTTGTTCTTTTAGATGTAAGTAGCAGTGCTTCGGCTGCTGCTGATGATGAATCTGTTAAAGAGAAGAACCAAAAACAAATACCATAAGAATATTCTGATTAAGCTTATTTAGATTTGATTTATCGGTTGTTATTCAAAGTTGTGTATGTTTTTTTTGACTTACAGACTTGTTACAtgtattattaaaaaataaaataaatttaagaaaaaaagaaaaaataataataattctcCCATGCTTGTGGTTTTCTGATGTGGATTTCCCATACAAAATATTGAACCACCCATAATGAAATGAGTGGTAAGGAGCACGCAAAGAGAGGTAGAGTTGACAATGGAAAGTGCAAGTAAAACTGCTTTTGTTGGGTTCTTGCTTATCCCCCCCAGCTGGGTATCATTATACATTAATAGCTTTATTGAGTGCAAAAAACAGTAGTTTTCCCTTATAGGAAAGAAATCTATAAATTTACATATACTGCAAAGatgctttttctcttttttctcttgtgaaaatttacattcttctaataaatttatacgATTATAACTTAcgttttgtttataattagaaaaaaattcgatcctgtaaatatatgaaaaaaatataaaaaaaaataataaaaggtaCTGGACCAAAGCTTATGTTCGACACTCATCTTGAATCTAAGAAACATAGATTAGGACAGTcttaaaaaaactttatttttctttaagctATTACTTAaatgcttttaattaagtGTAGTTGGAAGTTTGGACAGTTAGGAAttctaattatttatatagtttccttaaggataattaaattcaatcctttaaatatttgaaaaaaattataaaaagtaattttattttcttttaatttattatcaaAGTACTTTTTGACAATTCAACCATTACTAAATTCTGATAAGATCATGTTGACATAATACATCACATtcattgtttttttgttttactcAATGCTCTTGATTAACTTAACCATCATGAACCTcagataaaaatcaaaccagtGCAGCATATTGACAAGtttcactctttttttttttattatcagaATACTCTTCATCAATTTAAGTATAATGAAAATACgacaaaaaaatcaagcaaaaaCACTAGATCATATCaataggatttttttttttacaaattcaACATAATCCTTAACTGTCCAAGTCATCtctaaaattcatatattattttcttctaatttcaAAGATAAATTATCGTATAATAATTGAACACTCCACAAAACCTACAAGCACCAAACTCAAGGTTTTAAGACATAACAGATATCACATACTCATAAGTAGGGGTGAGCAAAACCAATTCAGACCAATTACCCATTCAAATTAAATACGATTTAGATAAAACGATTTGGTTTAATTGATTCATTGGATTAATTAGtctcaaatattttatccaat
Proteins encoded in this region:
- the LOC18586146 gene encoding WAT1-related protein At2g39510, with amino-acid sequence MEASASMYNKAMPYLAMVFMRFGSAGMPIVAKLALNRGMSQHVLVVYRFAIATLVLAPFAIVFDRKVRPKMTFSIFVQILLLGLLEPTIDQNLYYTGIKYTTATVATALCNVLPAFVFLLAWACRLEKVDMRKLNCQAKILGTIGTVGGAMIMTLVNGPILPLPWTKVTNEHQSTVSATKDDPLKGALMILAGCVCWACFVILQAITLKSYPAELSLTTLVCFMGAIEGTIVALVMEGGNAAAWSIHWDSKLFAAAYSEVICSGVAYYVGAMVIQAKGPVFFAAFNPLTMVIVAIMSSFIFSEIMYLGRVIGVIVIVVGLYLVLWGKSKDQHSSDSDSNKAAAAPRSGEQMATIGNETAAVTSNQDFVLLDVSSSASAAADDESVKEKNQKQIP